From a region of the Arachis ipaensis cultivar K30076 chromosome B09, Araip1.1, whole genome shotgun sequence genome:
- the LOC107615774 gene encoding uncharacterized protein LOC107615774 encodes MAGQILNALFDSGASHSFIVFEKASDLGLKIVVLGYDLKVYNATHEAMITRLGCLQVSFKVKQRDFIHNLICLPMTSLDLILGMDLLSKNRFLLNYFEKSLYFMPEGSEEPVMVNGCYLNYVVVNCSGQECQGVMLLAASVSGEEQSLEQIPVVCEFSEVFPDDIEELPPS; translated from the coding sequence atggctggtcagaTTTTAAATgctttgtttgattctggagCATCACATTCATTCATTGTATTTGAAAAGGCTAGTGATTTAGGACTAAAGATTGTGGTCTTGGGCTACGATCTGAAAGTGTATAATGCCACCCACGAAGCCATGATAACTAGGTTAGGGTGTCTGCAAGTTTCTTTTAAGGTTAAACAACGCGATTTCATTCATAACTTGATCTGTTTGCCGATGACTAGTCTCGATCTTATCTTGGGGATGGACTTGTTGTCTAAGAATCGTTTTCTGTTGAACTATTTTGAGAAATCGTTGTATTTCATGCCTGAAGGGTCAGAAGAGCCAGTTATGGTGAATGGTTGTTACTTGAACTATGTGGTAGTAAACTGTTCAGGGCAGGAATGTCAAGGTGTTATGCTGTTAGCTGCGAGTGTGTCGGGTGAAGAACAAAGCTTAGAGCAAATCCCAGTTGTTTGTGAATTTTCTGAGGTGTTTCCTGATGACATTGAGGAACTCCCTCCTAGCTGA